CAACGGAACCTCAGGAGCAATGGAATTCTGGGAGTAAGGAAGACAATACATTAAATATCACATTAAAACATTCTACGTGACACTAAAtatgttgttgtcatttttgaaCCTGTTCAGACGCCGAGTGTTGAAAATCTCAGGGGGCATTGAGGAGATTGGCAGCATCAGGTGGGAGGTGCTTCTGTGCCTCCTGGCTGTGTGGGTCATTTGTTACTTCTGTATCTGGAAAGGCATCAAATCAACTGGAAAGGTGAAGTCCATCAAACTGCTCGAAATAAATACTCATTAAATGCTGTGAAATCTTGTGACCCTCCTCTCACCCAGGCGGTTTATTTCACTGCCACTTTCCCATACGTGATGCTCCTCATCCTTTTGATCCGAGGAATCACTCTGCCGGGAGCCAGACAAGGAGTGGAGTTCTACATTTTTCCTGAGCCGTCACGACTCATGGACCCTCAAGTATGAATGTGTTACATTACATGCACTCTGATGGAGGAAAAACACATCTATGGCAGTGGCTGTCTTTTTGAACAGGTGTGGATGGATGCCGCCTCGCAGATCTTCTTCTCCTACAGCCTTGGTTCAGGCTCGCTAATtgtactgggaagtttcaacacCCGCAGCAACAATTGCTACAAGTTAGTGTCACCActaagccataaaaaaaaaaaaaaatatatatatatatatatatatatatatatatatatatatatatatatatatatatgatacaaATATGTTTGTGTGTTGCAGGGATTGCTTGTGGCTGTGTTTGCTGAACAGTTGTACCAGTGTGGTAGCTGGCTTTGCTGTGTTCTCAGTGCTGGGATTCATGGCTCATGAGCAAGGCGTTCCTATCGCAGAGGTGGCCGAGTCAGGTAAACTTGAAATATGCTTATAATTTTCTTTTAAGGTATTTTGGCATCTtacgggtggatcatcttaatgaTTGGTTCCCCATCCTGTCACTCAATCTGGAGAAATGTTTACGTAACGACGTTGTGTGTGTGCTCATTCCtaactgcgcatgcgcacatcaagtgtttgtagcatgtagccggtGAGCTTGGGATTCAGctattcatcgttgtagctccaccgatCTCATCGCTTACTTTAAAACGGCTGAGAGTTGAAAGAGGACAGCCGTCTATGAAGCGAGGCGGTGGAAGAGATTGTAAACAGAATCATGCATGCtcgtagtttgtttaaatccaatatttaaaaagtgtcttttccagagtcaaaccggcagacaggGCCTTTAAACAGTCCATATTTTTCCCAGGTCCAGGCTTGGCGTTCATCGCGTACCCTCAGGCCGTCGCCATGATGCCGCTGCCTCAATTGTGGTCGGTCTGCTTCTTTGTCATGATCATCCTCCTGGGCTTGGACACACAGGTTCGAACACTGATTCCTAATCACTGTTGGAAATGATCCAATAATTGGTccaaaaatgtatcaaatttaGTATACCGgtagttgtttgtttgtggctCTGTTGAGTCTGATGTTTGTTGTACAATTTTCTGCCACCTGTCTTGACTAGGACTCTCTGTGAGAAGAGTTATTGTAACTCAATGGGATCTTCCCTTGTTAAATGAATTCAAATACCCTTTCCAATGAATTATGATTTGCTACATATCTCGATACATGTGGTGCGATTGTCAAGATTCCGTGAGGGTTGATGGAAGTGACCTTATGGCTTGACTCCTTTCTGCAGTTTGTCGACATAGAGGTGGTGATGACGTCCATCTCAGACATATTTCCCACGGTGATGCGTCGGGCAGGCAGGCATGAAAGTTTCCTCCTGCTCTTCTGCCTGGCGTGTTTCCTCTTTCAGCTCATCATGGCCACTGAGGTGGGAATACATACTCACACTGGCTATAATTCAGTGCTGTCAAAAAATAGCTTACTTCAGTTAAAGTCCATAACATAAACATGTTGATAGCTTATCATCATGTGACCAGTTACCTTCCACATAGAGTAGCTCACAAAAGTGAATTCACCTCTCACATTTTTGTTAATAATTGTTGTATCTCATATCATTGAATGACACTAACAAAGTGGAACTTTGCTACTATGTAAAGCAATTAGTGTACAACTTATAGAGCAGTCCccttaaaataaacacacatgtaTTCTTGTTTCACTTGACTTTACTTTGTGACTgctttctattccatgcacagcactttgtattcagcaacggttgttttaaagtgctttataaataaagttgagttgagtattacGTAATACAGGTGTCCCTAATATTGTGGCCAGTGAGTACAAATATTTCTCTTTGATGTCTTCAGGGAGGGATGTACGTCTTTCAGATTTTCGACTATTACGCTTGCAGTGGAACCTGTGTCCTCTTTCTCTGTGTGTTTAAAAGCTTGGCAATGGGCTGGATATTTGGTAGGTTGAAGGGtcatgtatttcatttttttttcatagtatgGTCACGTATGACTTATTCGCAGAAGGAATTGCAGATCTGGTAAGCTTTCATCAAGGCCTTTAATTTGATATGTGAGTCGATGTGGTTTGTTGATAGCAGATTTTTGATTTTGTTACAGCAATGAACAATGAATGACAAGTCTTACCGTAGTTTGAATATGGGCTCATAATCGTGTGCTTTTCCCTGAAGGTGCAGAGCGGCTGTGCGTTATCATAGCGGACATGACAGGCGAGCGTCCTAACCCGTTCTTCAAAATCTGCTGGCGCTACCTGACCCCTTTGGTTTCACTGGTGAGTGGGACTTCGCATTCTTCAGGTTTGAGCTGCTATGTGCTTGTCATCCATTTCATGACGTGCACCGTTTAACGGGTGGGCGAACTTAATTGTTCTGAAGGccacatttgaatttttttaaacgaatgaatgtgtatgtaaatatataaaatatattattttattaacaatggttttatgattttattctttaaatttgtaattaaaaaaacaataataaaaaaacagtaatCAAAGTATTATCAAGCAGGTATTtaaaacttgattttttttttcttgttgtctAGGGCTCTTTTATATATTCTCTAGTTAACTACAAGCCACTGACATTCAACCGCTGGTACGTGTATCCCACCTGGGCCTACGTGATGGGCTGGATGATGGCCCTGTCCTCCATCTTGTTGGTGCCGGGTTGGGCGCTGTATAAACTGAGCACCGCCAAGGGAAGCCTCAGTCAGGTGATttctgtgaccaaaaaaaaaaaaaaaaaaaagcaacatgatTTTGGCATATTTCAAATCAACAGTGTCATTTGTATCCATTTGTTAGCGTCTCCATGGCCTGTGCTGGCCCAAGCCGCCTGACTGCTCGCTGGCCCTAAATAGAGAGACCACGCAGCAAGACATCACTGAGGAGGATCTTGAATGATTGTgatacagaaaaaataaaaaatagataaaacacTCACAGATCCCAAACTCCCCAATAGAAGCAGTTCTTTATATAATTCCGTTTTTATTAGGCAACCGGGCGAAAATGCTGTGTATATGTTTTCTTGTGCCAAAACATCATGCCAACATAACTGcccaactattattattattattattattattattattattattattattattattattattattattactttgtcAAAATCTCATTTTTTGCAGGAAATGACTCTGAAATGAACCTGTGTTGGACGCATAAATCTTTGTTGACCAATTTTTGTGATCAGCTTAACTGAGTTACCGAGAGAGGGCACCAGAGCAACAAGGTGGAGTTTCTTCTGGCTGTTGCCAGAAGCATTGTGGACCTGATGTGTTTGTCTGGAGTGTTGattaattgtattaaaaacTCATCTTGGGTGGCATGGtggagagtggttagcacgtcccagttctgaggactcggcttcgagtccaggctccggccttcctgggtggagtttgcattttcgccccgtgcctgcatgggtcttctccgggtactccggtctcctcccactttccaaagacatgcgtggcaggttaattgggcgctccgaattgtccctaggtgtgcttgtgagtgtggttggttgttcgtctctgtgtgccctgtgattggctggcaaccagttcagggtgtaccccgcctactgcccaaagccagctgagataggctccagcaccccccgcaacccttgtgaggaataagcggtcaagaaaatggatggatggatggaaaaagtcATCttaagctaaataaataatgcttGTTTATAGTAAATCCAGTTTGGCTGGTAGGACAGTTTCTAGCAAGCAATTGACATTTAACAGTATTATTAGGACAGAAGAACAatttgttctttgtttttttaaggctaCTTTGGAGTCAGCCAAATTTCTGGTTCAAAATGCTGCCACTCACCACTAAATGAGAACATGTTAGAGGGAGCAATAGCACAAGTAATTTGCTAATACTTGCACAAAACGAGATCTatgtacacaaagaagcatatcttcaactacaacaacaagaaaGGTTTTGTGCACGTAactcaggttttgtgtacgtagatcacgttttttgtgtttacggggttttggtatgattttaacTCCAGACATATGGCTTTAAAATTATTAAAGTTTGGAGGCGTAATTCTTTGTCGACCAATTTTTGCGGTCAGATTAACTGAGTTACTGTGAGGTCACCAGAGCAACAAGGTGGCGTTTCTTCTGGCTGTTGCCGGGAGCATTGTGGACCTGATATGTTTATCCAGACTGTTGTTtaattaattgttttaaaacGTCATCTTaggctaaataaataatgcttGTTTTTCGTAAATCCAGTTTGGCCGGTAGGACAGTTTCAAGCAAGCATTTTAGACAGTAACTTGAAATTGACATTTAACtattatggggtatatgccacggaagaggcgggacgtgattttgcccGTGATTATCCCGTTCtatattcaaaattcaaattcaacgcATTAAACTGCATTATTCAATACAATTGCATACAATTTCACAGATACATCCAAGTCCACAATACGACAGTGGTTAAAGCACATGACTAGCATGTGGAGGCCCTGTGTTTGATTCCAGTTTGattggaccacattttagtgCAACTCATTGTCCAATTATTTAAAGCTGCTCTGTGTAACAAATTCCCCCAAATATTTTAcagtagcctttttattttgaccatttatgactgatttttttttttttttaattcgttgATTAACACCTTAGCAGTTAACAATGGGAACTCTTGCAAGCCTTTCGCCAATAATTTTCACACTatatttgggtttgaatttcccgccctctttCTGCAAGCATGATGTCAAGTGTGCATTGTGTAGCTACGTGAAGAAGGGAGTGTGCAGAATCATTTTTTGGCCATAGGTAGCAGTAACAATTCGAAATTCAATTCTCTGCATTCAGCAGATTTAACAGCCATCAATTCAATAacatttaacattattgttatacattccacatgcattcaaatgcttgttttcaactttcagcattcacaaGCAATTTCTCATTAGTTAGTAAAGAGTTTCTTTCGAAGAACCTGTGATACGTTAAACTTGAGCATGCATGCAGTTATTTAAAGGGTAATAATACATATTATTAGTGTAATTATTAGTCTTGCATTAAATTCTTCCAACCTTtgataataaattattttgactTGGTGCTACCCTGAGTAACAAAAGTAGGCAGTCAATGTTATATAAAGGCCTACCAAAAGTGTACACAAAATGTTTGTCCCATTTTTAGTGTAATTCCTGCTGTGTAATTCCTCTCacagatgtgatttaaaatcTGTCAACACATAGCACCCATATTGCTTGAATATTGTCATTATATAAGCGTGTTGTGTAAACTTAGGCGTTGACGGCCAATCCTGTGACTTTGTGGCCTGGTGTGAACTCATGTCTAATAATTCAACTCAATAATTAAACTTAATTAAACTGTTAAGTTTACCCTCCTCATCTAACCACAAACTTTGAGAGTGTGTTTGTTTAATTCTAATTTCACCACAGCTGAAGTTAACACATTCACCTGGTTTGCCAAGCAGAGAGCAGGTCCGGTTGAGCAGAGTTTTGTGAACCTGTCACCATTTCACAACTGCAGAAACGTTTGCAACTTTGGTCGGTGAAGTGAGGTATGTAGCATTTGAAACAATTATGGCATGtgctatttttgttgttgttattgttgttgtattgaggataagcggttaaGATAATAGATGGAACTATGGAAGTATTATGGGCAATATTGCAGTTTTATGATTCACTGTGTTAAAAGTGGTTTTGAAAGAAATGTAGGATAGGTGTTTATTTAATTACGGTAAgtaaaatttgtacatttttaatatatgaAAATGTTACTATTTAGTTTGCAGTGCTTGATATAGCCATCCAAAAATTTCccgaaccgcttattcctcacaagggtcacggaggtgctggagcccatccctgCTTTATTCAGGGCACGCCCTGATCCAGTTGCAAGCTTAATGCTTACAACCATTAAAAATCTGAAGTTCAGGCAGAACATTTGcctgttttacaatactttgtcctttattacagtgttccctcgttttccgctggggttaggttccaaaaaatacccgcaataaatgaaatccatgaagtagttagctttatgttttacaattcttataaatgttttaaggctctaaaatccccgaccgcacaatttatacacttttctcattgaggcatttacatgttctcacatttctctcttgttcaaactttgacgatgttcaaaccttcctaaattttataaaatgggtatattactgtaaaaaaatatgcaaaattgcacttagaaaaaaaaacgcgatacagcgagaccgcgaaaagtgaaccgcgttatagcgagggaagactgtatttaAGTTTATAACAGAGCAAAATTGTCATAAATTGGCTGATTTTTCCACCTTGTTTGAACAtaaatttctttgttttatcgTTTAGTGTGTTAACatatccaaaataaataatttcttttttgcacattttttttttttactttaaaaagagTTAATATAGGCTGATTAAATATGGTAAGTCAGGCCTTAATAATACCATTATTAAAGTTAATTTGAACAGTTTCTTATTTCAGAAatgtgtatcaaactggtagcccttAGCTGCTAAGAAGTAGCTTTCAGTTTCAAACAGTTTGGCAACTCCTGCTTTAAAGATATCTCGTCGTCAAACTGAACTACTCACCCACTTGCTCATGATGTAACCTTAAGTGTATGTCGTATATGTGTGCGTGGCTGAAACGAAAGTTGAATTCACGTCGTACTTTTAGGCAATGCGGGGGGGAAATCGTCAAGATGCACATGAGGAGAGAGGACACTGGGGCAACAAGATTGAGTATCTTCTAACTGTTGCCGGGAACATTGTGGGCCTGGGAAATGTATGGCGGTTTCCGTACTTGTGCTACAAAAACGGCGGTGGTAAGCAAATGTGGCCATCGGCACGACACTTCTTGCAAATATTGTACATAATTGTGTGTAACATTCAGGTGCATTCCTGGTGCCATATCTGGCATTTGTGGTGACGTGCGGTGTACCGCTCTTCCTCTTGGAGACCACTTTGGGCCAGCACACACAAGAGGGTATCGTCACCTGCTGGAGGAAGCTGTGCCCACTGGCTGAAGGTGTGCAACAATCTGCCCTGTCCAGTACTCAcatacaatgaaataaaaataaaatataaataaataaaaataataaactggCCAAGTTTGAAATCCACCGGATGAAACGTCACGAAGAAGTCAGCAAAAgtatgtaaatatgcaaaaattggccaaaataggactaaaaaaaaagttcattttaacATATGGTTTGTCAGGAACTATGAAGtatggtggtggacccaaatgcaggaggcggacgagtcaGAGGTGCGAAAAAGAGTcaatttaatccaacaaaaactaaagttgcaaacagggtttggtgacaaagaataacaaaaataccaaaGGGAAAAACTATACAGGAGCAGCCTAAACGATGGCagcatggacgtggggaaacaagaataatgaaccgacaaaCACTGACACGAAAACCGaatactaaatacacacactaattacacacgacgagacacagctgggcaagacacaagtggaagggggtgctgattggttggcacatgaggacgggcaggtaaacacaggtggacatggaaaggcttaacgagactagggaaaaccaggaaatcagaacataaacatgacaaactaaaaacccaacaaaaacaaagcaaaacccaccctaaacagaaccaaaacatgacatggttacaatggactttttttgtacatctgggAGTGCTACAGGTGCCTGCTAATTTGTGTAACCCTCAGGGCCGCCTTTACCTACTTATAGGCCCTGGGGCTAACCATCAAATATAGCCCCCCCGCTCCCAAACCCTAACCAAGATGATCTGCTTATGACATTGCTGACATTATCATAGTTCTGCTCCCTGTAAGTTGCAATATCAACGCCCATTTCTTCTAAAACACTTGTTAGTGACTGGAACAGGCTTTCACCACTCTTCCTTACTATTGGCAAAAATTTTACAAAGCGCTCTTCAGTGCGACACAAATCTTCTTATAAATGTCATCTAATCAATGTGGAAAATGTCAGGGGTTGAGTCAACAGCTGAGAAATAATTAATCATTTTCACTTTACCAACAATTTCAGCTAGCACTTTTTTACCCATCAGATTGATAAATTCCTCACACGTGTGGTGTGTCAGGTATTGGCTATGGGGGGCAGCTGAACCTGCTGTACGGCTCCGTGACCTACAATATTATTCTGGCCTGGGCTTTCTTCTACCTGGTGTTCTCTTTCAACTCTCCGCTGCCCTGGAGCTCCTGTGACAACGACTGGAACACAGGTGAGGTCTTGCACATACTCCCCAAGCCTTTGTACGCTACATACAGCATATActtatacacatatacatgtaATACAGAGAATGAATACCTGTCATTCTTTTAGCTGATTGTGTCAATATTACAACAAGGAACCACACCAACCACACCAACGGAACCTCAGGAGCAATGGAATTCTGGGAGTAAGTAAGACAATACATTAAACATCCCATTAAAACATTCTATGTGACACCAAAtatgttgttgtcattttttaacCTGTCCAGACGCCGAGTGTTGAAAATCTCAGGGGGCATTGAGGAGATTGGCAGCATCAGGTGGGAGGTGCTTCTGTGCCTCCTGGCTGTGTGGTTCATTTGTTACTTCTGTATCTGGAAAGGCATCAAATCAACTGGAAAGGTGAAGTCCATCAAACTGCTCGAAATAAATACTCATTAAATGCTGTGAAATCTTGTGACCCTCCTCTCACCCAGGCGGTTTATTTCACTGCCACTTTCCCTTACGTGATGCTCCTCATCCTTTTGATCCGAGGAATCACTCTGCCGGGAGCCAGACAAGGAGTGGAGTTCTACATTTTTCCTGAGCCGTCACGACTCATGGACCCTCAAGTATGAAGAATGTTTTAGATGCACTCTGATGGAGGACAAACACATTTATGGCAGTAGGTGTCTTTTTGAACAGGTGTGGATGGATGCCGTCTCACAGATCTTCTTCTCCTACAGCCTTGGTTCAGGCTCGCTAACtgtactgggaagtttcaacacCCGCAGCAACAATTGCTACAagttagtatatatatatatatatatatatatatatatatatatatatatatatatatatatatatatatatatatatatatatatatatgatacaaATATGTTTGTGTGTTGCAGGGATTGCTTGTGGCTGAGTTTGCTGAACAGTTGTACCAGTGTGGTGGCTGGCTTTGCTGTGTTCTCAGTGTTGGGATTCATGGCTCATGAGCAAGGCGTTCCTGTCGCCGAGGTGGCCGAGTCAGGTAAACTTGAAATATACTTATAAATCTCTCTTTAAAGGTATTTCGGATCATGTTATTTCTTCGCGTCTTACgcgtggatcatcttaacgattggttccccatcctgtcaatcaatctggaactgtcacttgcctttggtgccggttggcgtgggttcgctcccCCGCCTGTgagacccatgtggcttacatgaagtgagcttgtgtatgtatgtatgtatgaatgagtgataattaaaaaaataaataaataaataaataaataaataaatgaataaaatggcgGTGTCTCCCCAGAGCTTGTCTACGAGGGAGAACTTGTTATTAAGTACTTTAAACTTGTTTTTACCAAGATGTTGCTTCAACAAAAGTGTTAACACTACCAAAACTACTGTGTTAAATGACGAATTAACTCCATCATGATAAATCACGTGATCGATGTCCGTACATCCTGCGGCTGCCGCGGGGCTGATCTGATTAAATGGGGGAGCATGTaaactatggaagcccaaaagtgtcaaaattcaataaattaaaaggtcattttgaaataactatccttttgataaataacagacaattatgtcatatggccattaaattttaaaatgaggtgttagtattattttgaaaagtaacaaatgtttttttttttattaaatatttcatagtgataattttaacaacgtcatactttttaaaattaatgacatttagtttattttcaaggttttataagataagaaaactttttcttttttttttacaaagttaTCCAGTTAGTTAAGTtagccattatgtaaaagaagaccattgtggaaaaggacattatgaaataaaaactgactttataaaacaaagttttcttatcttataaaaccttgaaaaataaattaagtgtcatttttttcaaatgtatcacgttgttaaaataataattatgaaatatttaatcaaaataaaatattttttacatattaaagaacagtatgaacacttttcataataataccaactcctcattttacattttaatggccatattacataattgtctgttatttatcaaaaggatagttatttcaaaaaggcctttttatttattgaattttgacacttttgggcttccatagtaaACGGCAGATCGGAATGAATAATGTCCCATGTAAACAGGTGACCACAGAGTTTCATTCTGAAGTCAGTTCATTCGGAATGAGTAAAACGTCTCCATGTAAACCCGGCTGCTTACGTGCGGCGGTGGCAGAGACTGTAAACTTCGGTGGTCCTGaagtgcaaaaagaaaaaaagaaaaaaaaaaaaagctaatcaaATAAcacaactaaaaacaaaaacacaaaaacaaaatcaaaacaggagGACTCACAGTAGGAGCCTCATGATGTTGCTCCGATATCTGTTTAGGATGCTACCCACGTTTGAGCCACTTCAAATAATTTGAATGGTAGATATTAACAGTCCATGTTTTTTCCAGGTCCAGGCTTGGCATTCATCGCGTACCCTCAGGCCGTCGCCATGATGCCGCTGCCTCAATTGTGGTCAGTCTGCTTCTTTGTCATGATCATCCTCCTGGGCTTGGACACACAGGTTCGAACACTGATTCCTAATCACTGTTGGAAATGATCCAATAATTGGTCCAAAATTGTATCAAATTTAGTATACCGGTAGTTGTTTGTCTGTGGCTCTGTTGAGTCTGATGTTTGTTGTACAATTTTCTGCCACCTGTCTTGACTAGGACTCCCTGTGAGAAAAGATATTGTAACTCAATGGGAGAGTCCCTTGTTAAATGAATTCAAATACCCTTTCTAATGAATTATGATTTGGTACATATCTCGATACATGTGGTGCAATGGTCAAGATTTTGTGAGAGTTGATGGAAGTGACCTTATAGCTTGACTCCTTTCTGCAGTTTGTCGACATAGAGGTGATGATGACGTCCATCTCAGACATATTTCCCACGGTGATGCGTCGGGCAGGCAGGCATGAAAGTTTCCTCCTGCTCTTCTGCCTGGCGTGTTTCCTCTTTCAGCTCATCATGGCCACTGAGGTGGGAATACATACTCACACTGGCTATGATTCAGTGCTGTCAAAAAGTAGCTTACTTCAATTAAAGTCCATAACATGAGCATGGTGATAGCCTATCATCATGTAATCAAATGGTTTTACCTTTCATATATAGTAGCTCACAAAACTCGCATTTTTGTTAATAATTGTTGCATCTTATCATTGAATGACACTAACAAAATGGAACTTTTCTACTATGTAAAGCAATTAGTGTACAACTTGTAGAGCATTCCCCTTAAAATAACAACACACATCAATGAATCACCCTAAATGACTAGTAGGAAAAGTGAGCAGGCTCCACCCCTCGGTGACGAGCCATATAGTTAGGGAAATTCATGAAGAAATTCCTCATTTGAtactaaaagcatggaatctgtTGTAAACGTAGGACAAGCTCAAGAGAAAAGATTCAGCGATAGAGCCTTCACAGGTTTAACCATTGGTCtatgtggcagccattttccaaAAGCCGTCTTAAAATATATCTCTACTATTTggctttgactcagcatgagacttagcAGTGCAGTTTCAGTGCTTTATGATGTCCACTGTATTCTGTGTTATTACAagtaatttgtattatttattgtatttacgtATTCACTtacctatccatccattcatcc
This genomic stretch from Festucalex cinctus isolate MCC-2025b chromosome 13, RoL_Fcin_1.0, whole genome shotgun sequence harbors:
- the LOC144032750 gene encoding sodium- and chloride-dependent GABA transporter 2-like, whose product is MQGGNRQDAHEERGHWSNKIEYLLAVAGNIVGLGNVWRFPYLCYKNGGGAFLVPYLAFVVTCGVPLFLLDTTMGQHTQEGAITCWRKLCPLAEGIGYGGQLNLLYSAVTYNIIMAWAFFYLVFSFNSPLPWSSCDNDWNTADCVNITRHHTNHTNGTSGAMEFWERRVLKISGGIEEIGSIRWEVLLCLLAVWVICYFCIWKGIKSTGKAVYFTATFPYVMLLILLIRGITLPGARQGVEFYIFPEPSRLMDPQVWMDAASQIFFSYSLGSGSLIVLGSFNTRSNNCYKDCLWLCLLNSCTSVVAGFAVFSVLGFMAHEQGVPIAEVAESGPGLAFIAYPQAVAMMPLPQLWSVCFFVMIILLGLDTQFVDIEVVMTSISDIFPTVMRRAGRHESFLLLFCLACFLFQLIMATEGGMYVFQIFDYYACSGTCVLFLCVFKSLAMGWIFGAERLCVIIADMTGERPNPFFKICWRYLTPLVSLGSFIYSLVNYKPLTFNRWYVYPTWAYVMGWMMALSSILLVPGWALYKLSTAKGSLSQRLHGLCWPKPPDCSLALNRETTQQDITEEDLE
- the LOC144032749 gene encoding sodium- and chloride-dependent GABA transporter 3-like, giving the protein MRGGNRQDAHEERGHWGNKIEYLLTVAGNIVGLGNVWRFPYLCYKNGGGAFLVPYLAFVVTCGVPLFLLETTLGQHTQEGIVTCWRKLCPLAEGIGYGGQLNLLYGSVTYNIILAWAFFYLVFSFNSPLPWSSCDNDWNTADCVNITTRNHTNHTNGTSGAMEFWERRVLKISGGIEEIGSIRWEVLLCLLAVWFICYFCIWKGIKSTGKAVYFTATFPYVMLLILLIRGITLPGARQGVEFYIFPEPSRLMDPQVWMDAVSQIFFSYSLGSGSLTVLGSFNTRSNNCYKDCLWLSLLNSCTSVVAGFAVFSVLGFMAHEQGVPVAEVAESGPGLAFIAYPQAVAMMPLPQLWSVCFFVMIILLGLDTQFVDIEVMMTSISDIFPTVMRRAGRHESFLLLFCLACFLFQLIMATEGGMFVFQIFDYYACSGTCLLFLCVFKSLAMGWIFGTERLCVIIADMTGERPNPFFKICWRYLTPLVSLGSFIYSLVDYKPLTFNRWYVYPTWAYVMGWMMALSSILLVPGWALYKLSTAKGTLSQRLHGLCWPKPPDCSLALNRETTPQDITEEDLE